TTTACAACAAAGCTATCAGATTTGGGTTGGGTTGGAGGGTAATTTGTTAAAAGTTAGGAGGGTAATTTTGTGCATAGGGTTTAGGTGCCCTCCTATACATGACCCTTGAGTTTACTTTATTTACACCACTGCCATCAAATATGTGGCTGAATTGGAGGGTATTATTAAAAGTTAAGAGGGTAGTTTTGTTCAAGGGGTGGGGGCGACATTCGCAGACGGAGGCCGATGGGAGCCATGCCCATTGCACAGAGAGAAAGGGAGTGATGGGGGAAATTACAGACAGAAAAGGAAGGGATGGGAGGATTTGATGGATGGTCACAGAGAGAGATTCGGTGAGGGATGTGAGGGGAGATTACAGAGAGATAAATAAAAGGGAGGGATCGGGGGATTTGAGGGATGGtcagagagagaaatagtgaGGGAGGGAGGGATGGGGGGGCTGATTTTCGGTTCCTCCTTCAGATTTGTTCCGTAAAACCTGTTGGGTACAATTCAATTTCCTCCCCCTTTCCCCTGAACGAAAAATTCGAAACCTACAATTCAATTTCCTCCCTCCTTGGCTTTCCGCTTTACTCATCTCCCGGTGGTTCTTTCTCTCCATACGATTCGATTTCGGTGAGTTCTTCGTTGCCCTCATGATTTCCCAGTTTGATTTTTTGAGCGTCCTTAGTCGTTGTTTTTATCTGGGTTTACTGCATTGTTGCTTTTAGTTTCTGGATTTTTATTTGTTCCGCGGTTCGATGAATCGTGGTTAATAATTTCACACCATGGGATTTTCGCATGGAATTGAGCGCGGGGATTCGGGGTGGGGTTTTACTGATAATTTGTCTTCATTCAAATGAATGGTTAAAATTTCTGAAGTGAGTGTGCAGGTGGGCCCGTTCACTAACTAAGCTTTCAAGGGAACCCATCAGCGGTTTGCTTGCTGGGGGAATTCGGAGACTACCAGTGTATGATTTAgttatcatttatttttttacttaaatTTATCCATATATAATATGTGGGTAAATTTACACTAAACAATTGTGATAAGCCAATATGCCATACGACTTTGAAAGCATTGATTTTGTGTTTAGTTTGCATTTTTGCATTGTGAATGTTGAATTTTGTGTTTGAATTTGTAGCATGATCTTCCGCTGCAGCATCCAAATTTTGCATTTGTAAATTGTCAAAGAAAAACGAAGTATGAGGAAATTATAGGAGATTGTGTCGGCTTTGGCCATGAAGGGTATCAGCAGCTTGTTCCCCCATACAGGTGATTAATCGTTTTTCAGTCTGTGTTCTATTTGGATGAGAAAGTGattgaaaatatgatttttttatttgttggttGATTTTGTATGGAcgatgtattaattttattttttttgggattttgtgTATTGGGCATTGTGTAGAACCAGCAATGCAAGAGCAGGATCTGATCAGTCATGCCTGAAAAGGGGTTTGTTTCTCAA
This is a stretch of genomic DNA from Malus domestica chromosome 02, GDT2T_hap1. It encodes these proteins:
- the LOC103444777 gene encoding uncharacterized protein; translation: MVRERNSEGGRDGGADFRFLLQICSVKPVGYNSISSPFPLNEKFETYNSISSLLGFPLYSSPGGSFSPYDSISHDLPLQHPNFAFVNCQRKTKYEEIIGDCVGFGHEGYQQLVPPYRTSNARAGSDQSCLKRGIGETKRMTLITAIPHRPSSNLDHKKGAT